In the Marinobacter sp. Arc7-DN-1 genome, CAGATCCTCGAGGTACAGCTCCGGCGCGATCCGGATCATGCCGTCCCCGGTCTGGATGCGTTGTTCCAGGCAGGGCTGAAGAGGCCCCAGGTCTAATCCGTGGGGGTTGGCTTTCAGCTTTTCGAGACTCATGCCCTGCTTGCCATAGGCGCCGTGCCTGAGGCCAAGATCCAGCATCGCCTCGGGTGTGACGCCATCGTCTTTCAGCCCGGTCAGGTGCAGGGTCAGATCCCGGAGAATCTCCCAGTCATGTTTCTGGTCGGGTGTTTTCTCGAACATCGGCTCGGAGAATTTGGCGGTGTTGCGCACCGCAAACGAGTTGAAGAAGACATCGAAATGGGGCACTTCCAGGCCCGTCGTCGCCGGCAGGATGATGTCCGCGTGGCGGGTGGTTTCGTTCAGGTAGATATCCACCGACACCATGAAATCCAGCGCCTCGAAAGCCTCTTCCAGCCGGGCGCCGCCGGGCGCGGAGAGCACCGGGTTACCGGCGATGGTGATCATCGCGCGGATCTGGCCGTCGCCCGGCATGAGGATTTCATCGGCCAGGGTGGCGACCGGGAACTCGTTGTTGAAGTAGGGCAGTTTTCTCACCCGGGATTCGTAGCGGCCGTAGGAGCTGGGTTTGCCCTTCTTATCCCGTACCAGATCGAACGCCGGCTGCGGGAACATGGCGCCACCCCGGCGATCAAAATTGCCGGTGAGAAGGTTCAGCACGTTGTTCAGCCACTGGCAGAGGCCCCCGAAAGACTGGGTCGAGGCACCCATGCGGCTGTAGCAAACCGCGCTCTTGGCGGCGGCCATTTCCCGCGCCAGCCCACGAATGGCGGTGGCTGACATGCCGCAGGCCTCCGCCACGGTTTCCGGCGAATAGGGTTGAACCGCACCCGCCAGTTGGTCCAGGCCGTCAATCCGGGGTTCCAGGTGGCCAAGAGTCACCAGCTGTTCGTCAAACAGGGTGTGCACCAGCGCCAGCATGAACAGGGCGTCGGTCTCCGGGCGGATAAACAGGTGCTGGTCGGCCTTCCTGGCGGTCTCGGTGCGACGGGGATCAACCACCACCACCTTGCCACCCCGTTGCTGAATCGCCTTGAGCCGTTTGCCGACACCCGGGGCCGTCATCAGGCTGCCGTTGGAGACAATCGGGTTGGCCCCGATGATCAGCATGAAATCGGTGTGGTCGATGTCTGGAATCGGGATGAGCATGCCGGCGCCGAGCATGTAGTTGGAGGCCACGTGGTGGGGCAACTGATCGGCGGAGGCGGAGCTGTAGCGGTTGTTGGTGCCCAGGGTCTTGAAGAACCGCGGCAGCATGATGGCATTGCCGAAGTTGTGGGCGTTGGGGTTGCCGAGATACACACCGACCGCATCCTGGCCATGTTCCTCCTGGATGCCACGAAAACGGGCTGCGATTTCCTCGAACGCCTCATCCCAGCTGATCGCTTGCCAGCCGTCAGCGGTGCGCCTGATGGGTGTTTTCAGGCG is a window encoding:
- a CDS encoding molybdopterin-dependent oxidoreductase, which codes for MSETQTHYRTCNICEAMCGLEIKHRGNEILSIKGDHDDPFSRGHICPKAVALQDFYNDKDRLKTPIRRTADGWQAISWDEAFEEIAARFRGIQEEHGQDAVGVYLGNPNAHNFGNAIMLPRFFKTLGTNNRYSSASADQLPHHVASNYMLGAGMLIPIPDIDHTDFMLIIGANPIVSNGSLMTAPGVGKRLKAIQQRGGKVVVVDPRRTETARKADQHLFIRPETDALFMLALVHTLFDEQLVTLGHLEPRIDGLDQLAGAVQPYSPETVAEACGMSATAIRGLAREMAAAKSAVCYSRMGASTQSFGGLCQWLNNVLNLLTGNFDRRGGAMFPQPAFDLVRDKKGKPSSYGRYESRVRKLPYFNNEFPVATLADEILMPGDGQIRAMITIAGNPVLSAPGGARLEEAFEALDFMVSVDIYLNETTRHADIILPATTGLEVPHFDVFFNSFAVRNTAKFSEPMFEKTPDQKHDWEILRDLTLHLTGLKDDGVTPEAMLDLGLRHGAYGKQGMSLEKLKANPHGLDLGPLQPCLEQRIQTGDGMIRIAPELYLEDLKRLDASGLLQVDQSNDYPFAMISRRLPRSHNTWTQNSHRLVKGKNPCTVQMNDADARKLGLQDGQMVSVSSVTGTIQLPVEIDDDMFEGVISIPQGWGHNRDNTGMSIAESQPGVSMNDVTDSQRIDALTGNAAFNGTRVAVQAVRS